From one Anopheles cruzii chromosome 3, idAnoCruzAS_RS32_06, whole genome shotgun sequence genomic stretch:
- the LOC128273595 gene encoding LOW QUALITY PROTEIN: double-stranded RNA-specific editase B2-like (The sequence of the model RefSeq protein was modified relative to this genomic sequence to represent the inferred CDS: inserted 2 bases in 1 codon), giving the protein MQMIEFNSAEMSDSSLECNADGIGAKFKKYFITKKQLTAADRKKGKKERKVRQLRRLRQWLMPKNPIVTLHELQGPGMSQFIVSTNGQQTTAAIIINNVRYEATAANKSLAKSKASEKALRDLAISHMNKVKQQGNDSNMDVETTDSLESDGMPMMHLASYALYKLFTEWQNEGFEIPMLRSKPKAXTLQKPLASKHPKTMADLPTDAATRHPTALLTYMRPQVPYEDLGTENHMLGSIFLAGITVDGLHFVGKGRSKKLARKAAATDACKKLFKIEFERCALE; this is encoded by the exons ATGCAAATGATCGAATTCAACAGTGCCGAGATGAGTGATTCCTCCTTAGAATGCAATGCTGATGGTATCGGCGCTAAGTTTAAGAAATACTTTATCACTAAAAAACAACTTACAGCAGCAGatagaaaaaaaggcaaaaaagagCGCAAGGTACGTCAATTACGCCGACTTCGCCAGTGGTTAATGCCAAAGAACCCCATTGTAACATTGCATGAGCTGCAAGGACCTGGAATGTCCCAGTTTATTGTTAGTACAAATGGGCAGCAAACCACGGCTGCGATAATTATCAATAATGTGAGATATGAAGCTACTGCAGCAAACAAATCTCTTGCGAAATCGAAGGCTTCAGAGAAAGCCTTGCGCGATTTGGCGATTTCTCATATGAACAAGGTGAAGCAGCAAGGAAATGACAGTAATATGGATGTCGAAACAACCGATTCCCTTGAATCGGATGGCATGCCTATGATGCATCTCGCATCATATGCCCTGTACAAGTTGTTTACAGAATGGCAGAACGAAGGGTTTGAGATCCCGATGCTTAGATCCAAACCAAAAGC TACATTGCAGAAACCTTTGGCTTCAAAACACCCTAAAACTATGGCGGATCTACCAACTGATGCAGCCACACGTCATCCAACTGCTCTGCTGACTTATATGCGTCCTCAAGTCCCGTACGAAGATCTTGGAACGGAAAATCATATGTTGGGCAGTATATTTTTGGCAGGAATCACGGTAGATGGATTACATTTTGTAGGCAAGGGAAGGTCAAAGAAATTAGCACGGAAAGCAGCTGCGACAGACGCTTGTAAAAAGCTGTTTAAAATTGAGTTTGAGCGCTGTGCGTTGGAATAA
- the LOC128271484 gene encoding helix-loop-helix protein delilah: protein MRHNNIESIRAITYDQQPSMEAMADANNNHGNGTTTGYTLLGADAAGTLTSEIRKDEKYSLRQRQSRRTTLESSVSKASGTTKEKVTPKEKPKPKAAPLSKYRRKTANARERSRMREINSAFENLRRAVPVAVAGPSGSSSPVSSPQCGASASSSSEKLTKITTLRMAMKYIRILSDMLSGGTSSGGYDNNNDLDMVNHNEIEREVMQKGLLLRDGLLQGYGSPDLSPVRPPVDHRYTAPPGPPARGSSSSSSSSSSSSSSGCTSTLTSSPRKRSSKKSTPASSRAKKSNTAGSAGGTRSRTRKLPLAASSNKLTEHSPVPLIALDAASIDPGPADSGPLSMDVDLGSVLESDNDSLILSEPCLSPGVTGAGGLKAHGFGCPNTSTVVPNDNLEFGLFLESDADSLQLSEPCLSPLSHLDSLNPFNELLTGFNEQTALELYL, encoded by the coding sequence ATGCGTCACAACAACATCGAGTCGATCAGGGCGATCACCTACGATCAGCAACCGTCGATGGAGGCGATGGCCGACGCGAACAACaaccacggcaacggcaccaccactgGCTACACGCTGCTGggcgccgacgccgccggcaCGCTGACGTCGGAGATCCGCAAGGACGAGAAGTACTCGCTCCGGCAGCGCCAGTCCCGCCGCACCACACTCGAGTCGAGCGTCAGTAAAGCATCGGGAACGACGAAGGAGAAAGTAACGCCGAAGGAGAAACCCAAGCCGAAAGCCGCCCCGCTCAGCAAGTACCGGCGGAAAACGGCCAACGCCCGCGAACGAAGCCGCATGCGGGAGATCAACAGTGCGTTCGAGAACCTGCGGCGCGccgttccggtggcggtggccggaccgAGCGGGAGCAGCTCCCCGGTCAGCTCGCCCCAGTGCGGTGCcagtgcgtcgtcgtcgagcgagaAGCTCACCAAAATCACCACGCTCCGGATGGCGATGAAGTACATCCGGATACTGAGCGATATGCTATCCGGCGGCACATCCAGCGGTGGCTACGACAACAACAATGACCTGGACATGGTCAACCACAACGAGATCGAGCGCGAGGTCATGCAGAAGGGCCTGTTGCTCCGCGATGGGCTGCTCCAGGGATACGGATCACCCGATCTGTCTCCGGTGCGTCCACCAGTGGACCACCGGTACACGGCGCCACCGGGACCACCAGCTaggggcagcagcagtagcagcagtagtagcagcagcagcagcagcagtggctgCACCAGCACCTTGACCTCGAGCCCACGGAAGCGGAGCAGTAAAAAGTCCACTCCAGCCTCCAGTCGGGCGAAGAAGAGCAACACCGCCGGATCGGCGGGTGGCACCCGGTCCCGCACCCGGAAGCTTCCTCTGGCGGCGAGTTCGAACAAGCTCACCGAGCACAGCCCTGTTCCGCTAATAGCATTGGACGCGGCCAGTATCGATCCCGGGCCCGCCGATAGCGGACCGCTCAGCATGGACGTGGACCTCGGCTCGGTGCTGGAGTCGGACAACGACTCGCTCATCCTGTCCGAGCCGTGCCTCAGCCCGGGCGTGACGGGTGCGGGCGGTCTGAAGGCGCACGGGTTCGGCTGCCCCAACACTAGCACGGTGGTGCCAAACGATAACCTCGAGTTTGGACTGTTCCTAGAGTCGGACGCGGACTCGCTGCAGCTGTCCGAGCCCTGCCTAAGCCCGCTCAGCCACCTGGACTCGCTGAACCCGTTCAACGAGCTGCTGACCGGCTTCAACGAGCAGACGGCCCTCGAGCTGTACCTATGA